The proteins below are encoded in one region of Saccopteryx leptura isolate mSacLep1 chromosome 1, mSacLep1_pri_phased_curated, whole genome shotgun sequence:
- the SLC30A10 gene encoding calcium/manganese antiporter SLC30A10 isoform X2 has translation MGRYSGRSFRLVFMFLVSILLFVMELAIAHIGNSLSLASDAFAVLSHLLSMVIALFGLRVSNIQQHRKSTFGFLRADVVGAFGNSVFAVALMFSILVEAIKRYISPQKTEQPLLVLSAGIIGLFFNVLNYIFLDCCYCSAHGAQGEADAGGSLNTQNEPEETMRKEKKSEALNIRGVLLHVMGDALGSVVVVITAIIFYVLPLEPEDQCNWQCYIDPSLTVIMVIIILSSAFPLIKETAVILLQMVPKEVNMEELMSKLSTVPGISSVHEVHVWELISGKIIATLHIKYQKDRGYQDASMKIREIFHKAGIHNVTIQFESVDLQEAPEQKDTLSLCSSPCISKGCAKHLCCPPRALPLAHVNGCAEHNGSPPLDIYQSEGLDRREITDMAIEVSLDGCASGHRQAFSKTQEDQCYVNSTHF, from the exons ATGGGGCGATACTCCGGCAGGAGCTTCCGTCTGGTCTTCATGTTCCTGGTGAGCATCCTCCTCTTCGTGATGGAGCTAGCCATCGCCCACATTGGCAATTCCCTGTCCCTGGCGTCTGATGCCTTCGCCGTCCTGTCCCACCTGCTGTCCATGGTCATAGCCCTGTTCGGCCTGAGGGTCAGCAACATCCAGCAGCACAGGAAGAGCACGTTCGGCTTCCTGCGGGCCGACGTTGTGGGAGCCTTTGGCAACTCTGTTTTCGCTGTGGCCCTGATGTTCAGCATCCTGGTGGAAGCGATCAAAAGGTACATCAGTCCCCAGAAGACCGAGCAGCCACTGCTGGTTCTCAGCGCTGGGATTATTGGGCTGTTCTTCAATGTGCTCAACTACATTTTCCTGGACTGCTGCTACTGCTCAGCCCACGGGGCCCAGGGAGAGGCTGATGCAG GTGGTTCCCTGAACACCCAAAATGAACCAGAAGAGACgatgagaaaggagaagaagtcGGAAGCCCTGAATATCAGAG GTGTCCTTTTGCACGTGATGGGAGATGCCTTGGGCTCGGTGGTGGTGGTGATCACGGCCATCATATTCTATGTGCTGCCCCTGGAACCAGAGGACCAGTGTAACTGGCAGTGCTACATTGACCCCAGCCTGACCGTCATCATGGTCATCATCATCCTGTCGTCTGCCTTCCCTCTCATCAAGGAGACTGCCGTCATTCTATTGCAGATGGTCCCCAAGGAGGTCAACATGGAAGAGCTGA TGAGTAAGCTCTCCACCGTGCCAGGCATCAGCAGTGTCCATGAAGTGCATGTTTGGGAACTGATCAGTGGAAAGATCATTGCCACCCTGCACATCAAGTATCAGAAGGACAGGGGATATCAGGACGCCAGTATGAAAATTCGGGAGATCTTCCACAAGGCGGGAATCCACAATGTGACCATCCAGTTTGAGAGCGTGGACTTGCAGGAGGCCCCCGAGCAGAAGGACACACTGTCACTCTGCAGCTCACCTTGCATCTCCAAGGGCTGTGCCAAGCATCTGTGCTGTCCCCCCCGGGCACTGCCCCTGGCCCACGTCAATGGCTGTGCTGAGCACAACGGCTCTCCCCCTCTAGATATATACCAAAGCGAAGGGCTTGACAGACGAGAAATCACAGACATGGCTATTGAAGTCTCTTTGGATGGCTGTGCGAGTGGCCACAGACAAGCTTTTTCCAAAACTCAGGAGGACCAATGTTATGTCAACAGCACACATTTTTAA
- the SLC30A10 gene encoding calcium/manganese antiporter SLC30A10 isoform X3 has translation MRKEKKSEALNIRGVLLHVMGDALGSVVVVITAIIFYVLPLEPEDQCNWQCYIDPSLTVIMVIIILSSAFPLIKETAVILLQMVPKEVNMEELMSKLSTVPGISSVHEVHVWELISGKIIATLHIKYQKDRGYQDASMKIREIFHKAGIHNVTIQFESVDLQEAPEQKDTLSLCSSPCISKGCAKHLCCPPRALPLAHVNGCAEHNGSPPLDIYQSEGLDRREITDMAIEVSLDGCASGHRQAFSKTQEDQCYVNSTHF, from the exons atgagaaaggagaagaagtcGGAAGCCCTGAATATCAGAG GTGTCCTTTTGCACGTGATGGGAGATGCCTTGGGCTCGGTGGTGGTGGTGATCACGGCCATCATATTCTATGTGCTGCCCCTGGAACCAGAGGACCAGTGTAACTGGCAGTGCTACATTGACCCCAGCCTGACCGTCATCATGGTCATCATCATCCTGTCGTCTGCCTTCCCTCTCATCAAGGAGACTGCCGTCATTCTATTGCAGATGGTCCCCAAGGAGGTCAACATGGAAGAGCTGA TGAGTAAGCTCTCCACCGTGCCAGGCATCAGCAGTGTCCATGAAGTGCATGTTTGGGAACTGATCAGTGGAAAGATCATTGCCACCCTGCACATCAAGTATCAGAAGGACAGGGGATATCAGGACGCCAGTATGAAAATTCGGGAGATCTTCCACAAGGCGGGAATCCACAATGTGACCATCCAGTTTGAGAGCGTGGACTTGCAGGAGGCCCCCGAGCAGAAGGACACACTGTCACTCTGCAGCTCACCTTGCATCTCCAAGGGCTGTGCCAAGCATCTGTGCTGTCCCCCCCGGGCACTGCCCCTGGCCCACGTCAATGGCTGTGCTGAGCACAACGGCTCTCCCCCTCTAGATATATACCAAAGCGAAGGGCTTGACAGACGAGAAATCACAGACATGGCTATTGAAGTCTCTTTGGATGGCTGTGCGAGTGGCCACAGACAAGCTTTTTCCAAAACTCAGGAGGACCAATGTTATGTCAACAGCACACATTTTTAA
- the SLC30A10 gene encoding calcium/manganese antiporter SLC30A10 isoform X1: MGRYSGKTCRLLFMLVLTVVFFVAELVSGYLGNSIALLSDSFNMLSDLISLCVGLSTGYIARRTPGGFRATYGYGRAEVVGALSNAVFLTALCFTIFVEAVLRLARPERIDDPELVLIVGTLGLAVNVVGLLVFQDCATWITCCPRRRRRRSRHPQQVAEGSPGSAFGGLQGGTLAGPGLDTAVTLHVASLGKTSEKGATVFANIAGGSLNTQNEPEETMRKEKKSEALNIRGVLLHVMGDALGSVVVVITAIIFYVLPLEPEDQCNWQCYIDPSLTVIMVIIILSSAFPLIKETAVILLQMVPKEVNMEELMSKLSTVPGISSVHEVHVWELISGKIIATLHIKYQKDRGYQDASMKIREIFHKAGIHNVTIQFESVDLQEAPEQKDTLSLCSSPCISKGCAKHLCCPPRALPLAHVNGCAEHNGSPPLDIYQSEGLDRREITDMAIEVSLDGCASGHRQAFSKTQEDQCYVNSTHF; this comes from the exons ATGGGTCGCTACTCCGGCAAGACGTGTCGCCTGCTCTTCATGCTCGTGCTCACAGTTGTCTTCTTCGTGGCCGAGCTGGTGTCGGGCTACCTGGGCAACTCGATCGCGCTACTCTCCGACTCGTTCAACATGCTGTCGGACCTGATCTCGCTGTGCGTGGGGCTGAGCACAGGCTACATTGCACGCCGCACCCCCGGTGGCTTCCGCGCCACCTACGGCTACGGGCGCGCGGAGGTGGTGGGCGCGCTCAGCAACGCCGTCTTCCTCACTGCGCTCTGCTTCACGATCTTCGTGGAGGCCGTGCTGCGCCTGGCCCGGCCTGAGCGCATCGACGACCCCGAGCTGGTGCTTATCGTCGGCACCCTGGGGTTGGCGGTCAACGTGGTGGGGCTGCTCGTCTTCCAGGACTGCGCCACTTGGATCACCTGCtgtccccgccgccgccgccgtcgcAGCCGCCACCCGCAGCAGGTGGCTGAGGGCAGCCCGGGCAGCGCTTTTGGGGGACTGCAGGGTGGCACCCTCGCAGGCCCCGGCCTGGACACCGCTGTGACCCTGCACGTGGCCTCGCTGGGAAAGACCTCGGAGAAGGGGGCGACCGTGTTCGCTAATATAGCAG GTGGTTCCCTGAACACCCAAAATGAACCAGAAGAGACgatgagaaaggagaagaagtcGGAAGCCCTGAATATCAGAG GTGTCCTTTTGCACGTGATGGGAGATGCCTTGGGCTCGGTGGTGGTGGTGATCACGGCCATCATATTCTATGTGCTGCCCCTGGAACCAGAGGACCAGTGTAACTGGCAGTGCTACATTGACCCCAGCCTGACCGTCATCATGGTCATCATCATCCTGTCGTCTGCCTTCCCTCTCATCAAGGAGACTGCCGTCATTCTATTGCAGATGGTCCCCAAGGAGGTCAACATGGAAGAGCTGA TGAGTAAGCTCTCCACCGTGCCAGGCATCAGCAGTGTCCATGAAGTGCATGTTTGGGAACTGATCAGTGGAAAGATCATTGCCACCCTGCACATCAAGTATCAGAAGGACAGGGGATATCAGGACGCCAGTATGAAAATTCGGGAGATCTTCCACAAGGCGGGAATCCACAATGTGACCATCCAGTTTGAGAGCGTGGACTTGCAGGAGGCCCCCGAGCAGAAGGACACACTGTCACTCTGCAGCTCACCTTGCATCTCCAAGGGCTGTGCCAAGCATCTGTGCTGTCCCCCCCGGGCACTGCCCCTGGCCCACGTCAATGGCTGTGCTGAGCACAACGGCTCTCCCCCTCTAGATATATACCAAAGCGAAGGGCTTGACAGACGAGAAATCACAGACATGGCTATTGAAGTCTCTTTGGATGGCTGTGCGAGTGGCCACAGACAAGCTTTTTCCAAAACTCAGGAGGACCAATGTTATGTCAACAGCACACATTTTTAA